In Callospermophilus lateralis isolate mCalLat2 chromosome 19, mCalLat2.hap1, whole genome shotgun sequence, the following are encoded in one genomic region:
- the Znf597 gene encoding zinc finger protein 597, with translation MASALASSDAQGSTLYDDLAVYFCQEECVSLHPAQKIKKEIKQECFEDVALMGGEGKTEINQQLSQESMELEELSLEKYSIAAPLVYYPEKSSEDGVGVPERKFSDGTSTCKKEMISLLVTIDNHTPLVELSQCLGVRALSEILEFPWEEAKNVFKCPECDQSFSDNSYLVLHQKIHSAENKYKCGDCGKIFNHRANLRTHRRIHTGEKPYKCTKCGASFRQQSHLSRHMNSHIKEKPYTCDICGKGFMWLPGLAQHQKSHTVEKAYESANGSKYFDQKTNLALHEKTHTSTAPYQYTQRVKSFRQPLYTDLPEKDHKEVSHKCHIDDENFFSFSRFKPLQCPDCDLTFPCFSELVSHQNTHIVEKPHKCKTCTKSFALDSELACHQKSHTREEPFKCTVCGKSFKVNMHLITHKRTHRKNTM, from the exons ATGGCGTCTGCGCTCGCGTCATCCGACGCCCAG GGATCGACCCTGTATGACGACCTAGCTGTGTATTTTTGTCAAGAGGAATGTGTGAGCCTGCACCCTGCCCAGAAAatcaaaaaagaaatcaaacaggagTGTTTCGAAGATGTGGCTTTGATGG gaggggaagggaagacTGAGATTAAtcagcaattaagccaagagtcTATGGAACTTGAAGAACTTTCCTTAGAAAAGTACTCCATTGCTGCACCCCTTGTCTATTACCCAGAAAAGTCCTCTGAGGATGGAGTTGGAGTCCCTGAAAGGAAATTCTCAGATGGAACTTCCACTTGCAAGAAAGAGATGATAAGCCTTTTAGTTACCATTGACAACCACACCCCATTAGTAGAATTGTCTCAATGTTTAGGAGTCAGAGCACTTTCTGAAATTCTTGAATTTCCCTGGGAAGAAGCCAAAAATGTGTTCAAGTGCCCTGAATGTGACCAAAGCTTCAGTGATAATTCATACCTTGTTTTACATCAGAAAATTCATTCAGCAGAGAACAAATACAAATGTGGTGACTGTGGGAAAATCTTTAATCATAGAGCCAACTTGAGGACACACAGGAGAATCCACACTGGTGAGAAGCCTTATAAGTGTACCAAGTGTGGTGCCAGCTTCCGCCAGCAGTCACATCTGTCCCGGCACATGAATAGCCACATAAAGGAAAAACCATACACATGTGACATATGTGGGAAAGGTTTTATGTGGCTCCCAGGATTGGCACAGCATCAGAAAAGCCATACTGTTGAAAAAGCATACGAAAGTGCTAATGGTAGTAAATACTTTGATCAGAAAACAAATCTGGCTTTgcatgagaaaacacacacatcAACCGCCCCATACCAGTACACCCAGCGAGTGAAGAGCTTTAGGCAGCCCCTATACACTGACCTCCCTGAGAAGGACCACAAGGAGGTCTCTCACAAATGCCATATTGatgatgaaaattttttttcattttccaggTTCAAACCCTTACAATGTCCTGACTGTGACCTGACCTTTCCTTGTTTCTCTGAGCTTGTTTCTCATCAAAACACTCATATAGTGGAAAAGCCCCATAAATGTAAAACATGTACAAAAAGTTTTGCTTTGGATTCAGAACTTGCATGCCACCAGAAGAGCCACACAAGAGAGGAACCTTTCAAATGTACCGTGTGTGGGAAGAGTTTTAAAGTGAATATGCATCTCATTACTCATAAGCGAACCCATAGAAAAAACACCATGTAA